Part of the Candidatus Limnocylindrales bacterium genome, TATAAGCTATTTATTCTCCTTAAACAAATAACAGTGGAACCCTCAGGCTTGTCAAGCACTTTGTATTCCTACCTATTTAACAGGTGAGGTCTAATACTCCCTGCTTCCCTCTAACTTTTAGGAATAGGGTTTTTTCTAACCTACCCTCCCTACCCCTCACAGACACCAGGATAAGCTGAAAAGCCCTGTCAGGAGTAAACAGTTGGTAGCCCCGACTTCCGTCAGGGGATTCCGTCATTCAGGATTTTCTTCAAGCTCCAAAGGAAGCTCCCCCCCCCTGACGTTAACCATTACCCACATTTTTTCATTTCAGGGGATTAATAACTGGTTTAGCTATCTTGCCGGTTGAGTAGTGAAATGTCTCGAATCCCCTTCGTGAGGGCAAGCTCCCTCTTTTTGCAAGGTGGGTCAACCGGGACGGTTGACCTACTAACCGTTTTGAACCCATCCTCCCAAATCGAAAAATGTGGGTAAAGATAAGCCCCTGACGTGGGAAGGGGGAACTCGGGGATGACCTGGGTTTCCATTCTCTCTTTCCCTCACAGGGAGGGGAGGATCCGAGGGGTTAGAGGGGTATCCCTATTCGCTAGGATATTGGATAAAATTCGCGAGGGGTCTACTTTTCTTGTTGACTTTCTCTTTATAGGGGAACACATATTAGAAGTACGGCTCATGTGTCCGTTGTTCGGTACCTTAGTTCTGGAGGATGATCCATGAAAAATATTCAGACTTTTGTTTTTGATGCTTATGGAACCCTCTTCGACGTTCATTCCGTTGTAGAGGCTTGTAATAGAGCCTTTCCCGGGCGGGGTGAGGCCTTGAGTCAACTTTGGCGGGCCAAGCAATTGGAGTACACCTGGTTGAAAACATTAATGGGGCATTACGAGGATTTTTGGCAGGTAACAGAAGCTGCACTTACCTTTGCCTGCAAAACTCTCAATCTCCAGGCTCCCATCGACCCTCGTCCCTTACTTATGACCGCTTATCTTCGACTGGACCTTTATCCAGAAGTCTTAGAGGCCCTGACTTCCCTGGCTTCCTTTCCCCTCTCTATCCTTTCCAATGGCTCTCCTCGCATGCTTCAGGCTGTGGTTCAAAATGCAGGTTTAAAGGGAAGATTTGTACAAATTATCAGTGTAGAAGAGGTTAAAGCTTATAAACCAAGTCCCCGGGTTTATGAGCTGGCTCCTCAAAAATTAGGTATACCCAAGGAAGCCATCTGTTTTGTTTCTTCTAACTCTTTCGATGTTATCGGTGCGAAGGCTTTCGGATTTCAGGTATGTTGGGTCAATCGAACAAATGCTCCACTGGATGAATTAGGATTCCTGCCGGATGCCCAGGTAAGCCGTTTGACCGAACTTAAACAGCTTGTTGAAGACTGATCCCCGTAAATCCCCTTTCCTTCCTGGGAAGGGGGATAACTTTTCAGAGAAGCCGGCCTGGAATAAGAACAGCAGATTTTTCCAGATGCAGGGTAAGAAACAAATAAAAAACCCGTCTTCTTAAAGAAAACGGGTTTCTTAAATTCCTCCCTAAAGTTTAAGGAAATAAATTTTATCTCTTTCCCACGGATCTTTTACTTGCTTTGATAGGATCTACAGGGCCAGAAGGTTGTTGAATTAAAGCTTTTTCTTTTTCCTTCTGTTCCTCAACCGCTTGAGCTACTTTTTTATCAAATAATCTGATATAATCTTGTCTAAGAGATTCAACGGCAGCTTTTTTACCCGTTGTAGGGGATTTCTCCGAAATAACTTTCGGATTGCCGTTCCCATTAGAGATAATCAAACTAAATTCTTTATATAAAGTTCCATTTTCCCGAACATCTCGTTCGGTTAGCTCAAATCGGGTGTTTCCTACCTCTTTTTTTCTTAAAATCACGGTTTCCGTATCCATTTAAAGGCCTCCTATGAAGGTTTGGGCTGGTTTTACTTATAAAAGTTCATTCAGAGCAGCCCCTCCGATTGAACTGTTGCTTATCTTTACAAGCAACGGGTGTGTTTCTAAATTATCCGGAAATTTTCCAGTATTCAAAATTAATGCCTGTTTCTTAACCTGTCAAATTTTTTTTAACCTTTGTATCCGTATCCATTTAGTTAGGTAGAAAAAGAAACGCCCCCCATCCCCCCTCCAGGAGGGACTGACATAGGGTTGCTGCTGCTGAATCCCCCCTGGAGGGGGGATGGGGGGCGTTCAGACAGAAAAAGGGACATCTACTAAATTGTTACAGTTACTAATCTTTTGTTTTGACCCTTCCTATGATCCTACCACTTCAATCAAATTCTGGGAAGAACCATTTGATTGGATGTAGTTCTGGAAATTGTAGAGAGGACGGGAGAGGAAAATGATGAAAAGGGTGAAATTAACCTTGACAATTTTAAAAGAAAGCGGTTGACTATAAGTCAGGATATGAAATTATAGGGGGTCTGTCCGTTGGTCCAAAGCGTACAAAGAAAAGAATTATTCTTCCTTCTTTTACTGTTATACCTGGGATTTCTAGGTTATGGGAATCTTTGCCTGTTTGATCATCCTCTAGACTTTTCCCACCCTGGGGAAATCTCGGATTTTCCTTCCTCCCATCGGCACCATGAATCCAAGGATTCAAGAAGTCTTGCCCACTCCTGTTTGGTAGTACAATTTCTCCTTTTAACCTCGATAGTTTCCGGCCTATTCCTTTTTATTTTTGCCCTACTTATTTCTCCCTGTAATTGGATACGAAATGAAAAAGTTTATCGAGCCCCTATTCTCTCCTACGCTAATCGATCCCCCCCTGGCTTCTTCAAACCTGCCTTTTAAATATTCTTTACTTTACTTTGGCGGTTTTTGTTAAAGCCTTAAAATTTAACACGAAGATCAGAGAAATCAGAGGGAAGTAAGGGATTACTTCTTTTTAGAAAGACTTTTGTGTTCTTCTTGTTAAAGATTAAGGCTGTTTCTACAAAGGTAAAGAAGGCTAATTCTTGTGTAAAGACTCTTTCTGTCTACTTTCCTCAGGTTAGGGAACTAGGTTATACAGGGGGCTATAATGCCCATTCTTCAAGGAGGTGTGTTACTCTATGAAAGGGGTTTATCTTTCCAATCTACCTTTAAGTGCCAAGGTATTCTGTACTTTGTTCCTTTTGGGAATCGGTTTAGGATCTTTGGCTGCCTTTACCCAGGCAGCCACTGCTGTTGGCCTTTCTTATGAAGATGTAAAGAGTAGTTTGGCTCCGGAAATGCCCATGACGCATATGGGTCACGGACAGATGAGCATGGAAAAGGAGATCGATATCAGTCAAATCCGTAACACTGCCAAAGTCTGGATTCGGACTCCCCTCTTGATTCAGACAAGCCATACCCATCTCTTCGGTCAAACCCTTATTGCTGGACTGCTCGGACTCATCTTCCTTTTTTCTTCTATAGAGGAGTGGAAGAAAGCCTTGATTCTGGCCCTTCCCTTTATCGGAACCATCTTAGATATTGGCGGTATGTGGCTGACCCGGTTTGTCTGGCAACCCTTTGCCGTGCTGGTTTTGATGGGTGGAAGTATCTTTGCCCTGGGTTATGTAATGATTGCTGTCATTTCCCTTTATGAACTCTGGCTAAAAAGGGGAGCCCCTATATAAACCGTAGGTAAGTCGTGACAGGAAAGGAGGTCTTTAGGTATGAAGAAAAAATATAAACAGGTTATGTTTCTAACCGGGTGTATGTTATGCTTTTCTTTTATAGTCCAGACAGGAATCACCCTCGCTCATATTACCCCTCCGGTGGTTCTCATCTCTGATCGGGATGCCGTGCTGAGTATGACCGACGGGGCTAAAAAGTTCTTTGTTCGGGAAGTCAGGTTAAAACCTGAAGAACGGGAAGCCTTACGAAACCAACTGGGATGGCAGGCTGATGAAGAGTTTTATCGATTTTACCTGGGTCGGGATGAGCAGGGAAAAATGGTCGCCGCAGTGGCCTTTATGACCGAGTTTACCATCCATGGCCCGGTCCGGGTAGCCGTTGGATTAGGCCCCGATGGGAAAGTCAAGGGTGCAAAGGTCGTGGAAATGACCGAAGAAACCTATCCCTGGCTCAAGCCACTTCTGGATCAGGATTTCACTCAAAACTATATCGGATTGGATAGCCATGGAAACTTCACGGTTGCCGGGGCCGGTCAGGCCGGTGGACAGGAAAATATGACCCTCTTTTATGGTCAAATTGTTGCCAACCTTATCCAACGTGCTGCGGCTCTCTTCGATATTGCGGTCCTGAAGCGAGGGGATATCTGATGGGAAGCTTTAAATAAAACCCTTTTTTGAATGAAATCCTTTCTTTTATGCAGAAGAAGTTGTTTTCCTGGGTAAAAATAGTCCTTCTGGCCTATTTAGTTTTCCTGGGCTATGGGACCTTCTGTTTAGTGGACCATGAATTAGACTTTAAACCGGGAATCTCTCTGACTTCTTCCAGGTTAGAACCTTCCCAACCTTCTCCGTCCAATTCGAGGGATCAACATCCAGAGTCTTCCCATCATATCTGTGTCTTTTTACTTAACCTTATTTCAGGAAGCCTGACCTCTCAAGTAAATCTTTTAAGTAAAATCCAGGAATTCCCTCTGGATACTTTTATTCGAATCGAAAGCCTTCATCTATTTTTTGATCTCTCCTTTAAAAGTCGAGCTCCTCCTTTACTCCATAGCTATCGATAAGCCACAAGGTTGAGATTTCATGTGAGCTTGTTCATGGTTTTAAACCTGTATTCCAGATTCCCTTTTTTACGTTTGAGATTGGGATAGAGGTTGAGGGTACTTGATCTGTGCTGTGCCTGTACCGATGGGTTCTTAAAACTCGATGTGTGCCTATTTCCAGGTTTAGCGGGTTATGACAACAACTAACCT contains:
- a CDS encoding haloacid dehalogenase type II, translating into MKNIQTFVFDAYGTLFDVHSVVEACNRAFPGRGEALSQLWRAKQLEYTWLKTLMGHYEDFWQVTEAALTFACKTLNLQAPIDPRPLLMTAYLRLDLYPEVLEALTSLASFPLSILSNGSPRMLQAVVQNAGLKGRFVQIISVEEVKAYKPSPRVYELAPQKLGIPKEAICFVSSNSFDVIGAKAFGFQVCWVNRTNAPLDELGFLPDAQVSRLTELKQLVED